Proteins from a single region of Dyadobacter fanqingshengii:
- a CDS encoding DNA alkylation repair protein — MMNQVKDIMTQLAALGSEQTLKTFLNHGGVEPMYGVKIGDMKPILKKHKNNHQLALELYKTGNSDAMYLAGLMSNPSLLTPEVLDEWIERAPWHMISEFTVAWNAAESPYGFEMARKWIESDKELTADAGWSTWGCLMALTPDEKIDKEEIDQLLDRVEREIHDAPNQVRYVMNGFVIAVGSYYKPLAEKAMAIGNRIGKVKVNMGNTACKVPYAPDYIQKIWDAGRLGVKRKEVRC, encoded by the coding sequence ATGATGAACCAGGTGAAGGACATTATGACCCAGCTGGCAGCGCTGGGCAGCGAGCAAACCCTGAAAACTTTCCTGAATCATGGTGGCGTGGAACCCATGTACGGGGTGAAGATTGGCGATATGAAGCCTATTTTGAAAAAACACAAAAACAATCACCAACTCGCGCTTGAATTATATAAAACAGGCAATTCGGATGCCATGTATCTGGCCGGACTAATGTCAAATCCATCTTTGCTGACGCCGGAAGTGCTGGACGAATGGATTGAACGCGCGCCGTGGCATATGATCAGCGAGTTCACCGTTGCCTGGAATGCTGCTGAGAGTCCCTATGGATTCGAAATGGCGCGGAAATGGATCGAATCTGACAAAGAGCTGACGGCGGATGCGGGTTGGTCAACATGGGGTTGCCTGATGGCGCTTACGCCGGATGAAAAGATTGACAAAGAGGAAATTGATCAGTTGCTGGACCGCGTTGAAAGGGAAATTCACGACGCACCCAATCAGGTTCGGTATGTAATGAATGGTTTTGTGATCGCGGTTGGGTCTTATTATAAACCATTGGCCGAGAAGGCAATGGCGATTGGGAACAGGATCGGGAAAGTGAAGGTGAATATGGGCAATACGGCTTGCAAAGTGCCTTATGCTCCCGATTACATTCAAAAAATCTGGGACGCAGGCAGGTTAGGAGTAAAAAGAAAAGAAGTGAGATGCTGA
- a CDS encoding aspartate carbamoyltransferase catalytic subunit: MTKLSVRHLLGIKNLNENDIHTILDTATQFKDVINRPIKKVPSLRDITIANVFFENSTRTRLSFELAEKRLSADVVNFSASGSSVKKGETLLDTVNNILAMKVDMIVMRHSSPGAPHYLSTRIPANVVNAGDGTHEHPTQALLDAFSMREKLGDLTGKKIAIIGDITHSRVALSNIFCLQKLGAEVMVCGPSTLIPKHLDELGVKISHNVKEALQWCDVANVLRIQLERQQIKYFPSLREYSLYYGINKAMLDDLNKEIVLMHPGPINRGVELSSDAADSSHSIILNQVENGVAVRMAVLYLLAQQ; the protein is encoded by the coding sequence ATGACAAAACTTTCGGTCCGGCACTTACTTGGAATTAAAAACCTGAACGAGAATGACATTCATACCATCTTAGACACGGCAACGCAGTTCAAGGACGTCATTAACCGGCCCATCAAGAAAGTCCCATCGCTCCGGGATATCACCATAGCAAACGTTTTTTTCGAAAATTCAACCCGCACAAGGCTCTCTTTTGAGCTTGCTGAAAAGCGTCTTTCCGCTGACGTAGTTAATTTTTCTGCTTCGGGAAGCTCGGTAAAAAAGGGCGAAACGCTGCTCGATACGGTCAATAATATCCTGGCTATGAAAGTGGATATGATCGTGATGCGCCATAGCAGCCCGGGAGCGCCACATTATCTGTCGACACGCATCCCCGCAAACGTTGTGAACGCAGGCGACGGCACGCACGAGCACCCTACGCAAGCATTACTCGATGCTTTTTCCATGCGCGAAAAACTGGGCGACCTCACCGGAAAGAAAATTGCGATAATTGGAGACATTACGCATTCACGCGTTGCACTTTCCAATATTTTTTGTTTGCAAAAATTGGGAGCAGAAGTCATGGTTTGCGGACCATCCACATTGATTCCCAAGCATTTGGACGAATTGGGTGTAAAAATCAGCCATAATGTAAAGGAAGCATTGCAATGGTGCGACGTAGCGAACGTCCTCCGCATTCAGCTGGAACGCCAGCAGATTAAATATTTTCCCTCATTAAGGGAATATTCACTCTATTATGGCATTAATAAAGCCATGCTGGATGATTTGAACAAGGAAATCGTCCTGATGCACCCTGGCCCGATCAACCGCGGGGTTGAACTTTCATCAGACGCTGCCGATTCCAGCCATTCTATTATCTTAAATCAGGTTGAAAACGGGGTTGCCGTGCGGATGGCTGTGCTCTATTTGCTTGCTCAGCAATAA